The genome window AGGCAAAAGCCACAAGGGTCCCCATCTCCGCCTAAACCGGAAAGTGGGAAGGAAAAGTGAAGAAAATTTGTGTCTTTCTATGTATACTAAACTGTTTGTTTCTATTAACTGGTTGTTGGGATCGAAAAGAATTATCAGAAATTAAATTAGTATCAGGGATGGCCATTGATAAAGGCGAAAATGCAAAATATAAATTGACAGTAGAGGCATTGAATGCAGTAGAATTAAATACCCAAACGGCTGCCGGAAATGCGCCCACAATAGTAGAGGGCATTGAGGGAAATACTATTTCTGAAATTACGCATCACTTAAATGAGTACTATGCACAGTTTCTAGTTTTCTCTCATATGAAGATACTGGTAATCAGTGAGGAAATAGCTAGGTCGGGAATGCTTGATTTTATTGACTTTTTGGAAAGAAATAGGGAGATACGGGATGACTTTAAAATTATTATTGCAAAAGATGGAAAGGCAGAAGATATCTTAAAAGTAGTTGCCCATTATAGAAAGGCATCCTCCTTAAAGTTATCTCCACAATTGGATCATTTATTAGAGGATTGGGGAGGAGACCCGGGAATGAGTATTATTGAGTTTATCTCCGAACTGAACCTAGAAGGAAAAGAACCAGTATTAGCAACTGTCCGTTTAAAAGGAGATGTAGAAAAAGGAAATAGTATGGAAAATATCATGAAGGTAACTCCGGATGCAATAATAGTCGTTGATTCTCTGGCGATATTTAAAAAGGGTAAATTGATCGATTTTCTGAGCATGGAAGATTCGAGAAATTATTTGTGGGTTCGGAATGAATTAAAAACTACTTCTTTTACCATTAAATGCAGACAGGGAGACTATAGTGCTATTCGTGTAACAGAATCGCAAACAGAAACAACTTCTAAATGGAAGAATAATAAGCCTGTAATTCATGTTGGGATAAAAGCGGAAGGATATCTTGAGGGTACGCAATGCTATAAAAGTGTGGATAAGCTGGGGACCATTGAAAAATATGAAAAACTAGTGAATAAAGCTTTATCCCAAGAAATATCGAATACCATTTCACATGTTCAAAGCCAATACGAAACGGATATTTTCGGATTTGGAGAAGCAATGAGAAGGCAAGACTATGATTCATTTATGAAAATAAAAGACAAGTGGAATCAAGAATTTTCAAAAGCAGATATTAAAGTAGATGTAGATTTTGTTCTTAGAAGATCAGGAATTCGCTCCAAGAGCTTTTTGACAGGCACAGAAAAATAATTACTGTAGAAGAAAAACTGTTCCATTATGAACAGTTTTTTCTTTGTTTTTTTAGGATTAGTATTCTCTAAGACTAAAGTTGTAGTGGAAAATCAAGCTAAGGCATGTTATGAAAAAAACTTGAAGGAGGTAACATAGTAGATAAGAAAGGAGCGAAAAGTAAAATGAAAAAATTTGGTTTATTTCTTATTGGGGCAGTTGCCTCTATCATCCTATTATCACAGATAGGTCCAATACTCGGTTTAGTTATTAGTGCAGCAATTCTTTATTTTGCCTTTAAGCAATACACGAAAGCAACAAGCTCATCAGGTAAGCTGTGGTGGGGAATAGCCGGAGTGATTATGCTTATCATAACGGCTAGTAACCTGCCTGCTATCATCGGATTAGCAGCCGCATATGTATTGTATCTTGTTTACAAAAAGTGGAACAACAAGCAAAACATTATTACAAATAAAACAACGGATGACCCTTTTGTAAATTTTGAAAAACAGTGGTCAGAATTAAATAAATAAGGAGAGGTTAACATGACAAATCTATTAGAAAGAATAAAAAATACGGTAATGGCCGACATTAATCATTTATTAGATAAGAAGGAAGAAAAAAATCCAATCGCGCTTTTAAATCAATATGTAAGAGAATGTGAGAAAGAGACAGATAAAGTAAAAAAAATGGTCGAAAGACAATATAAATTAAAAGAAGAATTCATGAAGGAATTACAACAGGCTGAACAAATGGCGGAGAAAAGACAAAGACAGGCTGAGGTGGCAAGCAAAGCAGGGGAAGAAGAACTTTCTGCTTATGCTAAACAAGAGCAGACTCATTATGAAGAAAGAGTAGCACGCTTAACAGAGTCGTTAAAAAATACAGAGCAGCAATTGCATGAAATAGAAACGAAATATATGGACATGAAGCATAAATTGAAGGATATGAAAATACGCCAGATGGAGCTGATGGCAAAAGAAAATATAACCAAAGCCCATCATACAATGAATAAAGTTTTAGAAGAAAAACAGGCGAATCCAACAAATCCAACGCGATTCAGTGAAATGGAACAATATATAGAAACGTTAGAAGAAAAAATAAATACAGAATACTATAAACAAACAATGGACGAAAAGTTAGCAGCATTAGAGAAAGATATGTTAAAAAAAGAAGATGACTCCATTTCCTTATAAAAAAATGGTATCCTAAAAGAGGCTGGAGCATGTAAAGCCAGCCTTCTATTATTTAAAGATATTCATCCAAATAAAATAAAGAAGGGAGAGAATAGCCAATGTTTAAACAAATAAAAGATAACTATGCAAATTGGGTTTATATTGTTGGAGGTTTTTTGTTATTAGAAATCTTCGTCTTTAATCCCGGACTAATCTTTTCCCTTCTTGTTTCAATTGGCATGATTTATATATCAAAGAAATCACGGAACGGCGGAGCTGGGAAGATTCTTTTTTGGATAGGGAGCCTGCTTTTAATCGTTAGTATATTAAATATGGTTACAGTGAAAATTATCTTGTTTACACTCCTTGCTTATTACCTTTTTCAATTATTTCAAAAAAAGAATACCGAGGATATTATTAAACCAATCATAAGAGATAAGGAAACGGCCATACAGACAGAAGAAACTATAATAAAGAAAAAGCCCTTGTTTACGAATTCTCTCTTTAGCCGTAATATCACCCCAGATCATGTATATGAATGGGACGATATCAACATTCAGGGTGGCATAACGAATACTACTGTGGACCTTAGCTACACGGTGTTACCAGAGGGTGAAACAGTTATGATGATTCGAAATATTGTCGGAGATGTGAAGGTATATATCCCTTATGATATGGAAGTCAGTATCCACCATTCTAGTTTATTTGGTTCCTATCAAATATTTAGTGAAGCAGAAGAAAAGATTTGGAATCAAAATATAAGCATTCGGACAGCTGGATTTGATCAGGCTGAGACGAGAGTGAAAATCTTCACCTCATTAATTACAGGTAGCTTAGAGGTGAAAAGAATATGAGTATTATAACAAGACAAATTTTGTGGGGAGTAAGTGCATCCCTTCTTTTACTTGTATTTTTTTCTATAAGCTATCTAATCGTCTTTCCACCGTCAAACTGGAGTGCTTTGTGGGAAAAAGAAGTAATGGATGTTCCATTTATTTTATTTTTAATCAGTGTGGATATTACATTAGGTGTTTTAATTGGTTATTTATCAGGATTTTCTTGGAAAAAACAAATTCGTTCCATGGAAGAAACCTTACATACAATGGATAAAATGGAGTATTATCCAGTTCAGCCAATTGGTTCAACAGAGGAGCTCCAATCTTTAAGCTATAGAATCATTCAACTGCAGAATCAATTAGTGGAACAAACGAAGTTATCTCAGAAACTCGTAAATGAGAAAGCGGAAGATCAAGAGGTGAAGGTTCAAACTGTCATTATTGCAGAGCGAAATCGTCTGGCCAGAGAATTGCACGATTCGGTTAGCCAGCAATTATTTGCGGCAT of Niallia circulans contains these proteins:
- a CDS encoding Ger(x)C family spore germination protein, which translates into the protein MKKICVFLCILNCLFLLTGCWDRKELSEIKLVSGMAIDKGENAKYKLTVEALNAVELNTQTAAGNAPTIVEGIEGNTISEITHHLNEYYAQFLVFSHMKILVISEEIARSGMLDFIDFLERNREIRDDFKIIIAKDGKAEDILKVVAHYRKASSLKLSPQLDHLLEDWGGDPGMSIIEFISELNLEGKEPVLATVRLKGDVEKGNSMENIMKVTPDAIIVVDSLAIFKKGKLIDFLSMEDSRNYLWVRNELKTTSFTIKCRQGDYSAIRVTESQTETTSKWKNNKPVIHVGIKAEGYLEGTQCYKSVDKLGTIEKYEKLVNKALSQEISNTISHVQSQYETDIFGFGEAMRRQDYDSFMKIKDKWNQEFSKADIKVDVDFVLRRSGIRSKSFLTGTEK
- a CDS encoding flagellar basal body rod protein, with protein sequence MKKFGLFLIGAVASIILLSQIGPILGLVISAAILYFAFKQYTKATSSSGKLWWGIAGVIMLIITASNLPAIIGLAAAYVLYLVYKKWNNKQNIITNKTTDDPFVNFEKQWSELNK
- a CDS encoding PspA/IM30 family protein, producing the protein MTNLLERIKNTVMADINHLLDKKEEKNPIALLNQYVRECEKETDKVKKMVERQYKLKEEFMKELQQAEQMAEKRQRQAEVASKAGEEELSAYAKQEQTHYEERVARLTESLKNTEQQLHEIETKYMDMKHKLKDMKIRQMELMAKENITKAHHTMNKVLEEKQANPTNPTRFSEMEQYIETLEEKINTEYYKQTMDEKLAALEKDMLKKEDDSISL
- the liaF gene encoding cell wall-active antibiotics response protein LiaF, with product MFKQIKDNYANWVYIVGGFLLLEIFVFNPGLIFSLLVSIGMIYISKKSRNGGAGKILFWIGSLLLIVSILNMVTVKIILFTLLAYYLFQLFQKKNTEDIIKPIIRDKETAIQTEETIIKKKPLFTNSLFSRNITPDHVYEWDDINIQGGITNTTVDLSYTVLPEGETVMMIRNIVGDVKVYIPYDMEVSIHHSSLFGSYQIFSEAEEKIWNQNISIRTAGFDQAETRVKIFTSLITGSLEVKRI